The Raphanus sativus cultivar WK10039 chromosome 2, ASM80110v3, whole genome shotgun sequence genome includes a region encoding these proteins:
- the LOC108833551 gene encoding uncharacterized protein LOC108833551 codes for MISEVKCPDRKKAETHENIKDEAVRFFSAFLNNKPDNYVGATEAEFGNLIKFRCTIEESGTLTKEVSAEEIKSAQGAFPRINENQSAFIKGRLLMENVLLETELIKDYHKTDISPRCAMKIDISKAFDSVQWDFVLKILEVTEFPPAFIHWIRLCRLSPEYKSSFSMHVNGELAGYFQSGRGLRQGFSLTISVCDLYESYDMMVFVEVTKQSIEGVISVFDEFTTWSGLSISLEKSTVYIAGVPEHV; via the exons ATGATTAGTGAAGTCAAATGTCCAGATAGGAAGAAAGCTGAGACACATGAGAATATTAAGGACGAAGCAGTGAGGTTTTTCTCAGCATTCCTAAACAATAAACCAGATAATTATGTTGGTGCTACTGAGGCTGAATTCGGTAACCTGATCAAGTTCAGATGCACAATAGAAGAAAGTGGTACTTTAACTAAGGAGGTTTCAGCGGAGGAGATAAAATCG GCTCAAGGTGCTTTTCCACGAATAAATGAGAATCAATCAGCATTCATCAAAGGGAGACTATTGATGGAAAATGTTCTCTTGGAAACTGAGCTGATTAAGGATTATCACAAAACTGATATCAGTCCGAGATGTGCTATGAAAATTGACATTTCGAAAGCTTTCGACTCTGTACAATGGGATTTTGTTCTCAAAATTTTAGAAGTCACGGAATTCCCACCTGCTTTCATTCACTGGATCAGATTATGTAGACTATCACCTGAGTATAAGTCTTCCTTCTCAATGCATGTCAATGGGGAGTTAGCAGGGTACTTTCAGAGTGGACGGGGATTGCGTCAAGGATTCTCTCTCACCATATCTGTTTGTGATTTGTATGAAAGTT ATGACATGATGGTCTTTGTAGAAGTTACAAAACAATCCATTGAGGGTGTCATTTCAGTCTTCGACGAGTTCACTACTTGGTCTGGTCTGAGTATAAGCCTTGAGAAATCGACAGTATATATCGCCGGTGTTCCTGAGCATGTTTGA
- the LOC108831254 gene encoding protein CURVATURE THYLAKOID 1A, chloroplastic-like — MTVAASSSVAVMIPCVTSVSNRFSAVPYLTPLPPRSFGRSSLTVPLNLVSGNGLQKVELMKMRASSSDETSTSIDTNELFTDLKEKWDGLENKSTVIIYGGGAILAVWLSSIVVRAINSVPLLPKVMELVGLGYTGWFVYRYLLFKSSRKELAEDVDSLKKKIAGTE; from the exons ATGACAGTAGCAGCTTCTTCCTCTGTGGCAGTGATGATTCCATGTGTCACCTCCGTCTCTAACCGCTTCTCCGCCGTTCCTTACCTTACTCCGCTGCCTCCTCGCTCTTTTGGCCGATCCTCTCTCACTGTTCCGCTGAACCTAGTTTCAG GTAATGGTTTGCAGAAGGTTGAATTGATGAAGATGAGAGCTTCTTCATCAGATGAGACCTCAACGTCAATTGACACCAACGAACTCTTCACAGACTTGAAGGAAAAA TGGGATGGTCTTGAGAACAAGTCGACTGTAATAATATATGGAGGAGGAGCCATTCTGGCTGTTTGGTTATCTTCCATTGTTGTTCGTGCCATCAATTCTGTTCCTCTG CTTCCGAAAGTTATGGAACTTGTTGGTCTCGGGTACACAGGATGGTTCGTTTACAGATACCTTCTTTTCAAG TCAAGCAGAAAGGAATTGGCTGAGGATGTTGATtccttgaagaagaagatcgcaGGGACCGAATAG